The stretch of DNA GCGATGGGAGATCATGCATGTCATACCGTTCTCTCGGGCCACCCGAATCGCCTCAAACGTTTGGGTGACAGTGCCAATCTGGTTCGGTTTGATCAGAACGGAGTTCGAGAGGTGATCCGCTGCGCCGGCCGCGATTCGCATCGGGTCGGTGACATAGAGGTCATCACCCACGAGCTGAATCCGATCACCCAAACGTGAATACTGCGCAACCCAACCGGGGATGTCGTCCTCGGCGAATCCGTCTTCGATGCTCCAAATGGGGTACGTGTCGACGAGCCGCACGTAGTAGTCGAGCAACTCGTCCGTGGACACGGCCCCCCTCGGCAATTCATACCCGGGGTCGGCTCGGAAGCCGTTGGCGGCTGGGTCGAGGGCGATCGCCACCTGGTCGGTCGACGCTGTATAACCGGCGTCGGAGATCGCGGCAATGAGCAGATCTAAGGCCTGCTCCGGCTGCGCGATCGGTGGGGCAAACCCGCCCTCATCACCCAGCCCCGCAGTACCGAACTGGCGCTTCACCCGGAAGGCGAGCGCGTGATAGATCTCGGCCCCCCATTCCAGCGCATTCTCAAACGTGCCGGCGCCGATGGGGGCAATCATGAACTCCTGAAAAACGAGGTCGTTCGAGGCATGGGCGCCACCGTTGAGCACATTGAAATGCGGCACCGGGAGGCGTTCCAGGCTGTGGGTCTGGGAGGCGATCCAGGTGTGCAACGGAATTCGGTCCAGCGCGGCGAACCCACGAGCGGCCGCCATCGACAGCCCAACGATGG from Leifsonia psychrotolerans encodes:
- the eno gene encoding phosphopyruvate hydratase, whose amino-acid sequence is MNAHVNHDPQRPPSDDVVTPADVIQLNISQVQARQILDSRGYPTIQVTLHLEGGGSVEAATPAGASTGAHEAVELRDGGGPFGGRGVRQAVAAAEGELATLLTGRSWPSLADLDAAMRELDGTETLSRLGGNTIVGLSMAAARGFAALDRIPLHTWIASQTHSLERLPVPHFNVLNGGAHASNDLVFQEFMIAPIGAGTFENALEWGAEIYHALAFRVKRQFGTAGLGDEGGFAPPIAQPEQALDLLIAAISDAGYTASTDQVAIALDPAANGFRADPGYELPRGAVSTDELLDYYVRLVDTYPIWSIEDGFAEDDIPGWVAQYSRLGDRIQLVGDDLYVTDPMRIAAGAADHLSNSVLIKPNQIGTVTQTFEAIRVARENGMTCMISHRSGETLDTFIADLAVGAGVGQIKSGAPARGERVGKYNRLAEIARSQAEVPYGLY